From Vigna unguiculata cultivar IT97K-499-35 chromosome 5, ASM411807v1, whole genome shotgun sequence, the proteins below share one genomic window:
- the LOC114185978 gene encoding tRNA-specific adenosine deaminase TAD3 — protein MMNNCLIVHIPDKQPYDLHHQPTESVFASAINPKHANQIVRRLNQIAPLDDLRHVKRIQKKVLEGGEIQLLVILCLASEGQDQLDSMPPHLQEMISSYQLSPFITKVCKYVATSKEEWQEQCKFWPTSYHPRTYNIDGITGFSEEDSQSVLKFMQSAVELAKSNGLVVNAAVIVDPSTKEIISSACDQIYSWNSCIDDSCNGKPESFCSHLNISSRCDPHEPLHSNSSSNRLKQPCTGAACLYTRQWAEQPPHSHSSYYWHPLRHSAIVAIESSAARDRNLFPSEGSNEASYQELDSENASWTSSPAKRQKTVCGNGEDDHKLNACSQASGQPSARPYLCTGYDIYLVWEPCAMCAMALVHQRIRRIFYAFPNPNAGALGSVHRLQGEKSLNHHYAVFRVLLPEEDLA, from the exons ATGATGAATAACTGCTTGATTGTTCACATCCCGGACAAGCAGCCATATGACCTTCACCACCAACCCACTG AGAGTGTTTTTGCTTCTGCCATCAACCCTAAGCATGCCAACCAAATTGTGAG GCGTTTGAATCAGATAGCACCACTCGATGATCTCCGTCATGTGAAACGAATTCAAAAGAAAGTTCTTGAAGGAG GAGAAATACAGCTATTGGTGATCTTGTGCTTGGCCTCTGAAGGCCAAGATCAGCTGGATAGTATGCCACCTCATCTTCAGGAGATGATTAGTTCCTATCAGTTGAGTCCTTTTATCACAAAA GTCTGCAAGTATGTTGCAACATCAAAAGAAGAGTGGCAAGAACAATGCAAATTTTGGCCAACATCATATCACCCAAGGACCTA CAACATTGATGGCATTACTGGATTTAGCGAGGAGGACTCACAATCAGTTTTGAAGTTTATGCAATCGGCTGTTGAGTTGGCAAAATCTAACGGCTTG GTAGTCAATGCTGCAGTGATTGTGGATCCTTCAACTAAGGAAATCATTTCAAGTGCATGTGATCAGATTTATTCTTGGAACTCTTGCATAGATGACAGCTGTAATGGAAAGCCGGAATCATTTTGTTCCCATCTGAATATTTCTAGTAGATGTGATCCCCATGAACCATTGCATTCAAACAGTTCCTCCAATAGGCTCAAACAGCCATGTACAGGTGCTGCTTGTTTATATACTCGGCAATGGGCTGAGCAACCACCTCATTCTCACAGTTCATATTATTGGCACCCTTTGCGACATTCTGCCATTGTAGCTATAGAATCATCTGCTGCCAGGGATAGAAACCTTTTTCCCAGCGAGGGGAGCAACGAAGCAAGTTATCAGGAATTGGATAGTGAGAATGCTTCTTGGACTAGCTCTCCTGCAAAGAGACAGAAAACTGTGTGTGGAAAT GGTGAGGACGATCATAAATTGAATGCTTGCAGTCAGGCTTCTGGGCAGCCGTCAGCGCGACCGTACTTATGCACTGGCTATGACATATATCTTGTTTGGGAACCATGCGCAAT GTGTGCAATGGCCCTTGTCCATCAGAGAATTAGAAGAATATTTTATGCTTTTCCAAATCCTAATGCGGGTGCCTTGGGCAGTGTTCACAGATTACAGGGAGAGAAAAGCTTAAACCATCATTATGCTGTTTTCAGGGTTTTGTTACCTGAAGAAGACCTTGCATAA
- the LOC114185145 gene encoding serine/threonine-protein phosphatase BSL3 — translation MDVDSSMVPETDHDPAVQNHAAAAPPSAETEGEQLEEPPSSGGGSPVPAAAPQSPSGGPRLAPTYTVVNAILEKKEDGPGPRCGHTLTAVAAVGEEGTPGYIGPRLILFGGATALEGNSAASGTPSSAGNAGIRLAGATADVHCYDVLTNKWSRLTPFGEPPTPRAAHVATAVGTMVVIQGGIGPAGLSAEDLHVLDLTQQWPRWHRVSVQGPGPGPRYGHVMALVGQRYLMAIGGNDGKRPLADVWALDTAAKPYEWRKLEPEGEGPPPCMYATASARSDGLLLLCGGRDANSVPLASAYGLAKHRDGRWEWAIAPGVSPSSRYQHAAVFVNARLHVSGGALGGGRMVEDSSSVAVLDTAAGVWCDTKSVVTSPRTGRYSADAAGGDAAVELTRRCRHAAAAVGDLIFIYGGLRGGVLLDDLLVAEDLAAAETTTAASHAAAAAAASNVQAARLPGRYGFVDDRTRQAVSEAAADGSVVLGNPVAPPMNGDIYTDISTENAMLQGPRRTAKGVEYLVEASAAEAEAISAALAAAKARQENGEAEVPDRDRGAEATPSGKQASSLIKPDSAGSNNVTPGGVRLHHRAVVVAAETGGALGGMVRQLSIDQFENEGRRVSYGTPESATAARKLLDRQMSINSVPKKVIAHLLKPRGWKPPVRRQFFLDCNEIAELCDSAERIFSGEPSVLQLRAPIKIFGDLHGQFGDLMRLFDEYGAPSTAGDIAYIDYLFLGDYVDRGQHSLETITLLLALKVEYPNNVHLIRGNHEAADINALFGFRIECIERMGERDGIWTWHRINKLFNWLPLAALIEKKIICMHGGIGRSINHVEQIENIQRPIPMEAGSIVLMDLLWSDPTENDSVEGLRPNARGPGLVTFGPDRVMEFCNNNDLQLIVRAHECVMDGFERFAQGHLITLFSATNYCGTANNAGAILVLGRDLVVVPKLIHPLPPAISSPETSPERHIEDTWMQELNANRPPTPTRGRPPVTNDRGSLAWI, via the exons ATGGATGTCGATTCCTCGATGGTGCCGGAGACCGATCACGATCCGGCTGTGCAGAACCACGCCGCCGCTGCTCCGCCGTCGGCTGAGACGGAGGGAGAGCAGCTAGAGGAGCCTCCGTCGTCTGGAGGCGGATCTCCGGTGCCTGCTGCGGCGCCGCAGAGTCCGTCGGGTGGACCGAGGCTGGCGCCAACTTATACTGTGGTGAATGCAATTTTGGAGAAGAAAGAGGACGGACCGGGGCCGAGGTGCGGCCATACGTTGACGGCGGTGGCGGCGGTCGGAGAGGAGGGGACGCCGGGGTACATTGGCCCTAGGCTGATTCTGTTCGGCGGTGCCACTGCTCTTGAAGGAAATTCTGCGGCTTCAGGGACTCCTTCATCTGCTGGAAATGCTGGCATAC GTTTAGCTGGTGCCACAGCTGATGTCCACTGTTATGATGTCTTGACTAATAAGTGGTCTAG GTTAACTCCCTTTGGAGAACCTCCGACTCCAAGGGCCGCACATGTGGCCACTGCTGTGGGAACTATGGTGGTTATTCAG GGTGGCATTGGTCCTGCTGGTTTGTCCGCTGAGGACCTTCATGTTCTTGATCTAACTCAACAATGGCCACGCTGGCATAG AGTGTCTGTTCAGGGCCCTGGACCTGGGCCACGTTATGGACATGTAATGGCTTTGGTGGGGCAGAGGTATCTAATGGCAATTGGAGGCAATGATG GAAAGAGACCTTTGGCGGATGTATGGGCCTTGGACACAGCTGCCAAGCCTTATGAATGGCGCAAGTTAGAGCCAGAAGGAGAGGGTCCACCTCCATGCAT GTATGCAACTGCAAGTGCACGCTCGGATGGACTTCTTCTGCTTTGTGGAGGGAGAGATGCCAATAGTGTA CCATTGGCAAGTGCATATGGACTTGCTAAGCATAGAGATGGTCGTTGGGAATGGGCAATTGCCCCAGGTGTCTCACCATCATCAAGATATCAGCATGCAGCG GTATTTGTCAATGCAAGACTCCATGTATCTGGTGGGGCACTTGGTGGAGGAAGGATGGTCGAAGACTCATCAAGTGTTGCAG TATTGGACACTGCTGCTGGTGTTTGGTGTGATACGAAATCTGTTGTTACTAGTCCAAGAACTGGTAGGTACAGTGCTGATGCAGCAGGAGGAGATGCTGCAGTTGAGTTGACTCGGCGTTGTAGGCATGCAGCTGCAGCAGTTGGTgacttgatttttatttatggtGGTTTACGTGGGG GAGTCTTGCTAGATGACCTACTTGTTGCTGAAGATCTTGCAGCTGCTGAAACAACAACTGCTGCTTCACATGCTGCCGCAGCTGCAGCTGCATCTAATGTACAAGCTGCACGCTTACCTGGACGTTATGGATTTGTTGATGATAGAACAAGGCAAGCAGTTTCTGAGGCAGCTGCTGATGGTTCTGTTGTTTTGGGAAATCCAGTTGCACCCCCAATGAATGGTGATATTTATACAGATATCAGCACTGAAAATGCCATGCTTCAGGGACCTCG GCGAACTGCTAAAGGTGTGGAGTATTTGGTTGAAGCATCAGCTGCAGAAGCTGAAGCTATCAGTGCAGCACTGGCTGCTGCCAAGGCACGGCAGGAGAATGGAGAGGCCGAAGTGCCTGACAGAGACCGGGGGGCAGAGGCTACCCCAAGTGGGAAACAAGCATCTTCCTTGATCAAGCCTGATTCTGCAGGTTCAAATAACGTTACCCCTGGTGGAGTTCGGCTGCATCACAGAGCT GTGGTTGTTGCTGCAGAGACTGGTGGTGCATTAGGTGGCATGGTTAGACAGCTTTCAATTGATCAATTTGAAAATGAAGGCAGGCGGGTTAGTTATGGGACTCCAGAAAGTGCAACTGCTGCCAGGAAGTTATTAGATCGGCAGATGTCTATCAATAGTGTACCGAAAAAG GTCATTGCACACCTCTTAAAGCCTCGTGGGTGGAAACCACCAGTACGGCGGCAGTTTTTTTTGGATTGTAATGAAATTGCTGAGCTTTGTGACAGTGCTGAGCGGATATTCTCTGGTGAACCAAGTGTTTTACAACTTAGGGCAcctattaaaatatttggtgATCTACATGGACAATTTGGTGATCTCATGCGCCTTTTTGACGAGTATGGTGCACCATCAACTGCTGGTGACATTGC ATATATCGATTATCTATTCCTGGGAGATTATGTTGATCGTGGACAGCACAGCTTGGAAACTATAACCCTTCTTCTTGCTTTAAAG GTTGAGTATCCCAACAATGTTCATCTAATACGTGGAAATCATGAAGCTGCAGATATTAATGCACTCTTTGGTTTCCGAATTGAGTGCATAGAGAGGATG GGTGAGAGAGACGGAATTTGGACCTGGCATCGGATAAACAAGCTGTTTAATTGGCTTCCTCTAGCAGCgttaattgagaaaaaaattatttgcatGCATGGTGGTATTGGTCGTTCAATAAATCATGTAGAGCAGATTGAAAACATTCAGCGTCCAATTCCAATGGAAGCGGGATCAATTGTGCTTATGGATTTGTTGTG GTCTGATCCGACAGAGAATGACAGCGTGGAAGGACTGCGGCCAAATGCTAGAGGTCCTGGATTAGTTACTTTTGGG CCTGATCGGGTGATGGAATTTTGCAACAACAACGATCTTCAATTGATTGTTCGTGCACATGAATGTGTGATGGATGGGTTTGAGCGTTTTGCCCAGGGACATTTGATCACGCTTTTTTCAGCGACTAATTATTGTG GTACCGCAAATAATGCCGGGGCAATATTAGTTTTGGGTAGAGACCTTGTTGTGGTTCCCAAACTGATTCATCCATTACCACCTGCAATTTCCTCACCTGAAACGTCACCAGAACGTCACATTGAAGATACATGGATGCAG GAATTGAATGCTAATAGGCCACCAACACCAACTAGAGGCCGCCCCCCAGTAACAAATGACCGAGGTTCGCTGGCTTGGATATAA